From Streptomonospora salina, the proteins below share one genomic window:
- the glnA gene encoding type I glutamate--ammonia ligase, translating into MNRQQEFVLRTLEERDIRFVRLWFTDVLGYLKSVAVAPAELEAAFTEGIGFDGSAIEGFARVYEADMLAQPDPSTFQVLPWRNEPHGTARMYCDILMPDGSPSYADPRHVLKRQLSKASDLGFTFYTHPEIEFYLLKKKPEKGELPEPNDSGGYFDHTPHNSAHDFRRNAINMLEAMGISVEFSHHEGGPGQQEIDLRYADALTTADNIMTFRLVMKEVAMEQGVYATFMPKPFTEHPGSGMHTHMSLFEGERNAFYEAGAEYQMSNVGRGFIAGVLRHSAEITAVCNQWVNSYKRLWDNAAASAGAGGEAPAYVCWGHNNRSALVRVPMYKPNKSNSSRIEFRSVDTACNPYLAYAMILAAGLKGIEEGYELPPGAEDDVWALTDSERRALGIAPLPQSLDEAIRAMENSELVAETLGEHVFDFFLRNKKAEWESYRRQVTQYELDRYLPTL; encoded by the coding sequence GTGAACCGACAGCAGGAGTTCGTGCTCCGTACTCTGGAGGAGCGCGATATCCGGTTCGTGCGACTGTGGTTCACCGATGTACTCGGTTACCTCAAGTCGGTCGCCGTCGCCCCGGCCGAGCTCGAAGCGGCGTTCACCGAGGGAATCGGGTTCGACGGGTCGGCCATCGAGGGATTCGCCCGGGTCTACGAAGCCGACATGCTCGCCCAACCCGACCCGTCGACGTTCCAGGTGCTGCCCTGGCGCAACGAGCCGCACGGCACGGCACGGATGTACTGCGACATCCTGATGCCCGACGGCAGCCCCAGCTACGCCGACCCCCGCCACGTGCTCAAGCGGCAGCTGAGCAAGGCCTCCGATCTCGGGTTCACCTTCTACACCCACCCCGAGATCGAGTTCTACCTGCTGAAGAAGAAGCCCGAGAAGGGCGAGCTGCCCGAGCCCAACGACTCCGGCGGCTACTTCGACCACACGCCCCACAACAGCGCCCACGACTTCCGGCGCAACGCGATCAACATGCTGGAGGCCATGGGCATCTCGGTGGAGTTCAGCCACCACGAGGGCGGCCCCGGCCAGCAGGAGATCGACCTGCGCTACGCCGACGCGCTGACCACCGCCGACAACATCATGACCTTCCGGCTGGTGATGAAGGAGGTGGCGATGGAGCAGGGCGTCTACGCCACCTTCATGCCCAAGCCCTTCACCGAGCACCCGGGCTCGGGCATGCACACCCATATGTCGCTGTTCGAGGGTGAACGCAACGCGTTCTACGAGGCCGGGGCCGAGTACCAGATGTCCAATGTCGGCCGCGGCTTCATCGCCGGTGTGCTGCGCCATTCCGCCGAGATCACGGCGGTGTGCAACCAGTGGGTGAACTCCTACAAGCGGCTGTGGGACAACGCCGCCGCCTCTGCGGGCGCCGGCGGCGAAGCGCCGGCGTACGTGTGCTGGGGCCACAACAACCGCTCGGCGCTGGTGCGGGTGCCGATGTACAAGCCCAACAAGAGCAACTCCAGCCGGATCGAGTTCCGCTCGGTCGACACGGCCTGCAACCCCTACCTCGCCTACGCGATGATCCTGGCCGCCGGGCTCAAGGGGATCGAGGAGGGCTACGAACTCCCTCCCGGCGCCGAGGACGACGTGTGGGCGCTGACCGACTCCGAGCGGCGGGCGCTGGGGATCGCGCCGCTGCCGCAGAGCCTGGACGAGGCGATCCGCGCGATGGAGAACAGCGAGCTGGTCGCCGAGACGCTGGGGGAGCACGTCTTCGACTTCTTCCTGCGCAACAAGAAGGCGGAGTGGGAGTCCTACCGGCGCCAGGTGACCCAATACGAACTGGACCGGTACCTGCCGACGCTTTAG
- a CDS encoding NAD+ synthase: MAQLRIAMAQVNPTVGDLDGNSRTVVDCARRAHQAGAHLAVFPELMVTGYPVEDLALRNSFVSASVKAVAALAERLAEEGLGELPVGVGYLSRRAGVGERYGQPAGTPQNAFALLYRGRVEITSAKHHLPNYGVFDEFRHFVPGETLPVVRLHGVDVAFAVCEDLWQGGGPVAAARRARAGLLVTLNASPYEREKDDVRMELCQRRARETGAAVGYVNMSGGQDELIFDGDSLIVDAEGELIARAPKFEEDLFVTDLALPAAEDAGGHPPRSEEPEDAVDGVRVVRHLHSSAPIAPYAPEPAVLTPRADPSSDVGEVYRALVVGVRDYVRKNGFGSVALALSGGIDSALATTVAVDAVGGDRVHVLLLPSEHSSEHSVSDAEDLAARQGVAARTVAIAPIVEAFEQSMPLEGVAAENLQARVRGTLLMGLSNQEGHLVLATGNKSELATGYSTLYGDSVGGFAPIKDCWKSLVWQLARWRNAEAERTGAVPPIPENSISKPPSAELRPGQVDTDSLPEYDLLDGMLDTYIGTDKGMRELTLDGYDPELVHRVIRMVDKAEYKRRQYPPGPKISSRNFGRDRRLPITNRWTPRN, translated from the coding sequence GTGGCCCAGCTCAGAATCGCGATGGCGCAAGTGAACCCGACCGTCGGCGACCTCGACGGCAACAGCCGTACCGTCGTGGACTGCGCCCGGCGCGCCCACCAGGCGGGCGCGCACCTGGCGGTGTTCCCCGAACTCATGGTGACCGGCTACCCGGTCGAAGACCTCGCCCTGCGCAACTCCTTCGTGTCGGCCTCCGTCAAGGCCGTGGCCGCGCTCGCCGAGCGCCTGGCCGAGGAAGGGCTGGGCGAGCTGCCCGTGGGGGTGGGCTACCTCAGTCGCCGCGCGGGCGTGGGGGAGCGCTACGGCCAGCCCGCCGGCACCCCGCAGAACGCCTTCGCGCTGCTGTACCGCGGACGCGTCGAGATCACCTCCGCCAAGCACCACCTGCCCAATTACGGCGTCTTCGACGAGTTCCGCCACTTCGTGCCCGGCGAGACGCTGCCGGTGGTGCGCCTGCACGGTGTCGACGTCGCTTTCGCCGTCTGCGAGGACCTCTGGCAGGGCGGCGGGCCGGTGGCCGCGGCCCGGCGGGCCCGCGCCGGACTGCTGGTGACGCTCAACGCCTCGCCCTACGAGCGCGAGAAGGACGACGTCCGCATGGAGCTGTGCCAGCGCCGCGCCCGCGAGACGGGCGCGGCGGTGGGCTATGTGAATATGAGCGGCGGCCAGGACGAGCTGATCTTCGACGGCGACTCGCTGATCGTCGACGCCGAGGGCGAGCTGATCGCGCGGGCGCCGAAGTTCGAAGAGGACCTGTTCGTCACCGACCTGGCGCTGCCGGCCGCCGAGGACGCCGGCGGCCACCCGCCGCGCTCCGAGGAGCCCGAGGACGCCGTCGACGGCGTGCGGGTGGTGCGCCACCTGCACTCGTCCGCGCCGATCGCGCCCTACGCACCCGAGCCGGCGGTGCTGACCCCGCGCGCCGACCCCTCCTCCGACGTCGGCGAGGTCTACCGCGCGCTGGTGGTGGGCGTCCGCGACTACGTGCGCAAGAACGGCTTCGGATCGGTGGCGCTGGCGCTGTCCGGCGGCATCGACTCCGCGCTCGCCACGACCGTGGCCGTGGACGCGGTGGGCGGCGACCGCGTCCACGTGCTGCTGCTGCCCAGCGAGCACTCCAGCGAGCACTCCGTCTCCGACGCCGAGGACCTGGCCGCGCGCCAGGGCGTCGCCGCCCGCACGGTCGCCATCGCGCCCATCGTGGAGGCCTTCGAGCAGAGCATGCCCCTGGAGGGGGTGGCCGCCGAGAACCTCCAGGCGCGGGTGCGCGGAACCCTGCTGATGGGCCTGTCCAACCAGGAGGGCCACCTGGTGCTGGCCACCGGCAACAAGAGCGAGCTGGCCACCGGCTACTCGACCCTCTACGGCGACTCGGTCGGCGGGTTCGCGCCGATCAAGGACTGCTGGAAGTCGCTCGTGTGGCAGCTGGCGCGTTGGCGCAACGCCGAAGCCGAGCGCACCGGCGCGGTGCCGCCGATCCCGGAGAACTCCATCAGCAAGCCGCCCAGCGCCGAGCTGCGGCCCGGCCAGGTCGACACCGACTCGCTGCCGGAATACGACCTGCTCGACGGGATGCTGGACACCTACATCGGCACCGACAAGGGGATGCGCGAGCTCACCCTCGACGGCTACGACCCCGAGCTGGTCCACCGGGTCATCCGCATGGTCGACAAGGCCGAGTACAAGCGCCGCCAGTACCCGCCGGGCCCCAAGATCAGTTCCCGCAATTTCGGCCGCGACCGCCGCCTGCCCATCACCAACCGCTGGACGCCCCGGAACTGA
- a CDS encoding response regulator transcription factor, whose translation MSGHPPAPDAVETAPTQTQAPPIKVLVVDDHAFFRRGLVSVLDGECDIDVVGESGDGEDAVRTAADLVPDVVLMDVWMPGSSGIDACPGIKSAAPGAKIVMLTMSDEEDDLFEALKAGATGYLLKEISVDELPGAVRAIASGQSFITPSMATKLIGEFTALAKRDGGRARRVPAPQLTGRETEVLRRVARCRNNKEIADELFISEHTVKNHVRNILEKLQLHSRTEAAVYAVREKFLDSE comes from the coding sequence GTGAGTGGGCACCCCCCAGCCCCGGACGCGGTCGAAACCGCGCCGACCCAGACCCAGGCTCCGCCGATCAAGGTGCTCGTCGTCGACGATCACGCCTTCTTCCGGCGCGGGCTGGTGTCCGTGCTCGACGGCGAGTGCGACATCGACGTCGTCGGCGAATCCGGCGACGGCGAGGACGCCGTGCGCACCGCCGCCGACCTGGTGCCCGACGTCGTGCTGATGGACGTGTGGATGCCCGGAAGCAGCGGCATCGACGCCTGCCCCGGAATCAAGAGCGCGGCGCCCGGCGCCAAGATCGTGATGCTGACCATGAGCGACGAGGAGGACGACCTCTTCGAGGCGCTCAAAGCCGGAGCCACCGGCTATCTGCTCAAGGAGATCTCCGTCGACGAGCTGCCCGGCGCGGTGCGCGCCATCGCCAGCGGGCAGTCCTTCATCACTCCGTCGATGGCCACCAAGCTCATCGGCGAGTTCACCGCTCTGGCCAAAAGGGACGGCGGCCGCGCCCGCCGGGTCCCCGCTCCGCAGCTCACCGGCCGCGAAACCGAGGTCCTGCGCCGGGTGGCGCGCTGCCGGAACAACAAGGAGATCGCCGACGAACTGTTCATCTCCGAGCACACGGTGAAGAACCACGTGCGCAACATCCTGGAGAAGCTGCAGCTGCACTCCCGAACCGAGGCCGCGGTCTACGCGGTCCGCGAGAAGTTCCTCGACTCCGAATAG
- a CDS encoding S66 peptidase family protein translates to MTQGPGRRGRRLRPGDAVSVVAPCSPVPADMLEAGLAVLHGWGLEAVAGAHLRGRHPRLPYLAGTDAERAADLQRALADPRTSAVLCARGGDGAHRVLDGLDFGELRRAPVKPLVGFSDVTALHEAVAVELGAAGLHGPVVALESFAEDPVAAEHLRTTLFAPEEAAVLSVPGAETLVGGVARGVTAGGNLSVLNDSLAAPHSRRSARGAIVLLEDVAEDVSRIDRMLTRMLRSGWLDGAAGLVLGSWERCTPDASAVRTLLLERLAPLGVPVVGEFGFGHRAAQLTVPLGAAATLDADACTLVLDRPALV, encoded by the coding sequence GTGACGCAGGGGCCGGGCAGGCGCGGGCGGCGCCTGCGCCCCGGCGACGCCGTCTCGGTGGTGGCCCCGTGCAGCCCCGTGCCCGCCGACATGCTGGAGGCGGGCCTGGCGGTGCTGCACGGGTGGGGACTGGAGGCGGTCGCGGGCGCGCACCTGCGCGGCCGCCATCCCCGCCTGCCCTATCTCGCCGGCACCGACGCCGAGCGGGCGGCCGACCTGCAACGGGCACTGGCGGACCCGCGCACGTCCGCGGTGCTGTGCGCGCGCGGCGGCGACGGCGCCCACCGGGTCCTGGACGGGCTGGACTTCGGGGAGCTGCGGCGCGCCCCGGTCAAGCCGCTGGTGGGCTTCAGCGACGTGACCGCGCTGCACGAGGCGGTGGCGGTGGAGCTGGGCGCCGCAGGCCTGCACGGGCCGGTGGTGGCCCTGGAGTCCTTCGCCGAGGATCCTGTGGCCGCCGAGCACCTGCGCACCACGCTGTTCGCGCCCGAGGAGGCCGCCGTGCTGTCCGTGCCGGGCGCCGAAACCCTGGTCGGGGGCGTCGCGCGCGGTGTGACCGCCGGAGGCAACCTGAGCGTGCTCAACGACAGCCTGGCCGCACCGCACAGCCGCCGTTCGGCCCGCGGCGCCATCGTGCTGCTGGAGGACGTGGCCGAGGACGTGTCGCGGATCGATCGGATGCTCACCCGCATGCTGCGCAGCGGCTGGCTGGACGGCGCGGCGGGGCTGGTGCTGGGATCGTGGGAGCGGTGCACGCCCGACGCCTCGGCCGTGCGCACGCTGCTGCTGGAGCGCCTGGCGCCGCTGGGCGTGCCGGTGGTGGGCGAGTTCGGGTTCGGCCACCGCGCCGCCCAGCTCACGGTGCCGTTGGGCGCGGCGGCCACGCTGGACGCCGACGCCTGCACCCTGGTTCTGGACCGGCCCGCGCTGGTGTGA
- a CDS encoding alpha/beta hydrolase family protein, giving the protein MNDGTPCGSWPSPIDADGVAGGLAAPTWPAVLGEEVWWTEPRPAEGGRVTLCRSRLDDPAARPQEMLPGPWNVRSRVHEYGGRPYTLVAAAAGTSVVFAEFADQRLYLWRPGDDPEPLSPEPPEPAALRYVEPVLSPGGSEVWCVREHHTGPAPTDLRRSIVAVPLDGSAAGDPAAVREVASGHRFLTCPRICPDGRRLSWIGWDHPDMPWDSTVLHVAELGPDGRVAGAPRTVAGGPGVSVVQAEWADAGTLYCVADPSGWWNPYRISAAADGTWGAPQPAAAAEEEFGGPLWQLGYTWLAVPSGGPVAAVHGRATSALGRIDPATGTVADADTPHTEWSGRLVAGGAAGDTLIGLAAAPDIAPEIVAVGPGGSWRSLSAPERHRARDAAAPGGGARTGGGAGAAARTAAPDAARDYLPVPRPRVFTGPGGREVHANLYPPRNPHAGPAPGERPPYAVWAHGGPTGRAPMIHDPAVAYFTSRGIGVVEVNYGGSTGFGRSYRERLRENWGVVDVEDCVAAAHALAEEGLADPARIAIRGGSAGGWTAAAALAFTDVFACAAILYPIVDLAGWRTGETHDFESQYLESLVGPWPEAARRYAERSPANSAGAISAPFVLMQGREDAICPPAQAERFLRRVGGVPHAYLAFDGEQHGFRRKETVRAALEAELSLYARVFGFATDAAHLELAP; this is encoded by the coding sequence ATGAACGACGGCACCCCCTGCGGCTCCTGGCCGTCCCCGATCGACGCCGACGGCGTCGCCGGCGGCCTCGCCGCCCCCACGTGGCCCGCGGTCCTGGGCGAGGAGGTCTGGTGGACCGAGCCGCGCCCGGCCGAAGGCGGCCGTGTCACGCTGTGCCGCAGCCGGCTGGACGACCCTGCGGCCCGGCCGCAGGAGATGCTGCCCGGGCCGTGGAACGTCCGCAGCCGCGTCCACGAGTACGGCGGCCGCCCCTACACCCTCGTGGCGGCCGCGGCGGGCACCTCCGTCGTCTTCGCCGAGTTCGCCGACCAGCGCCTGTACCTGTGGCGGCCGGGCGACGACCCCGAACCGCTGAGCCCCGAACCGCCCGAGCCCGCCGCACTGCGCTACGTCGAGCCCGTCCTCTCGCCCGGCGGCAGCGAGGTGTGGTGCGTGCGCGAGCACCACACCGGCCCCGCACCCACCGATCTGCGCCGGTCGATCGTCGCGGTGCCGCTGGACGGATCGGCGGCCGGCGACCCCGCCGCCGTGCGCGAGGTCGCCTCCGGCCACCGTTTCCTGACCTGTCCCCGGATCTGCCCGGACGGGCGGCGGCTGTCCTGGATCGGCTGGGACCACCCGGACATGCCCTGGGACAGCACCGTGCTGCACGTCGCCGAGCTGGGGCCGGACGGGCGGGTGGCGGGCGCGCCGCGCACCGTCGCCGGCGGGCCCGGGGTATCCGTCGTCCAAGCCGAGTGGGCCGACGCCGGCACGCTCTACTGCGTCGCCGACCCTTCGGGCTGGTGGAACCCCTACCGGATCAGCGCCGCCGCGGACGGCACCTGGGGCGCGCCGCAGCCGGCGGCCGCCGCCGAGGAGGAGTTCGGCGGCCCTCTGTGGCAACTGGGCTACACCTGGCTCGCGGTCCCGTCCGGGGGGCCGGTCGCGGCCGTGCACGGCCGGGCGACCTCCGCCCTGGGCCGGATCGACCCCGCAACCGGTACCGTCGCCGACGCCGACACCCCCCACACCGAGTGGTCGGGCCGGCTCGTCGCCGGCGGTGCCGCGGGCGACACCCTGATCGGCTTGGCCGCGGCGCCCGACATCGCGCCCGAGATCGTCGCCGTGGGGCCGGGCGGCTCCTGGCGCTCCCTCAGCGCCCCCGAGCGCCACCGCGCCCGCGACGCCGCCGCTCCCGGGGGCGGCGCCCGCACCGGGGGCGGCGCCGGAGCCGCGGCGAGGACCGCGGCCCCGGACGCGGCGCGCGACTACCTCCCCGTTCCGCGCCCGCGGGTGTTCACCGGCCCGGGCGGTCGCGAGGTGCACGCCAACCTGTACCCGCCGCGCAATCCGCACGCCGGTCCCGCACCGGGCGAGCGCCCGCCGTACGCGGTGTGGGCGCACGGCGGCCCCACCGGCCGCGCCCCGATGATCCACGACCCGGCCGTCGCCTACTTCACCAGCCGGGGGATCGGCGTCGTCGAGGTCAACTACGGCGGCTCCACCGGATTCGGCCGCTCCTACCGCGAACGGCTGCGGGAGAACTGGGGCGTGGTCGACGTCGAGGACTGCGTGGCCGCCGCCCACGCCCTGGCCGAGGAAGGCCTGGCCGACCCCGCCCGCATCGCGATCCGCGGCGGCAGCGCCGGCGGGTGGACCGCCGCCGCGGCGCTGGCCTTCACCGACGTGTTCGCCTGCGCCGCCATCCTCTACCCGATCGTGGACCTCGCCGGGTGGCGCACCGGAGAGACCCACGACTTCGAGTCGCAGTACCTGGAGAGCCTCGTCGGCCCCTGGCCCGAAGCCGCCCGGCGCTACGCCGAGCGATCGCCCGCCAACAGCGCGGGTGCCATCAGTGCGCCCTTCGTGCTGATGCAGGGCCGCGAGGACGCCATCTGCCCGCCCGCCCAGGCCGAGCGGTTCCTGCGGCGCGTGGGCGGCGTTCCGCACGCCTACCTGGCCTTCGACGGCGAGCAGCACGGCTTCCGCCGCAAGGAGACCGTCCGGGCGGCGCTGGAGGCCGAGTTGTCGCTGTACGCGCGGGTTTTCGGGTTCGCGACCGACGCCGCGCACCTGGAACTGGCCCCGTGA
- the npdG gene encoding NADPH-dependent F420 reductase produces the protein MAEQRSPYDFPDVSGLSVAVLGGTGDQGRGLALRLAMAGHRVVIGSRAPERAQGAADELGEDLPVSGADNAEAARSCDVVIVAVPWDGHRALLESLAGDLAGKLVVDCVNPLGFDGKGPYALEVAEGSAAQQAEALLPDSRVVAAFHHVSAVVLLDPGIAEVDLDVLVLGDDRDATDTVRALAARIPGVRGIYGGRLRNAHQVEALTANVIAINRRYKAHAGLRITDV, from the coding sequence ATGGCAGAGCAGAGATCCCCATACGATTTCCCCGACGTCTCCGGCCTCTCCGTCGCGGTGCTGGGCGGTACGGGCGACCAGGGCCGCGGCCTCGCGCTGCGGTTGGCCATGGCCGGACACCGGGTCGTCATCGGCTCCCGCGCCCCCGAGCGCGCCCAAGGCGCCGCCGACGAGCTGGGCGAAGACCTCCCGGTCAGCGGCGCCGACAACGCCGAGGCCGCCCGCAGCTGCGACGTCGTCATCGTCGCCGTGCCCTGGGACGGGCACCGTGCGCTGCTGGAGTCGCTGGCCGGCGACCTGGCGGGCAAGCTTGTGGTCGACTGCGTGAACCCGCTGGGGTTCGACGGCAAGGGCCCTTACGCGCTGGAGGTCGCGGAGGGCAGCGCCGCACAGCAGGCCGAGGCGCTGCTGCCCGACAGCCGTGTGGTCGCGGCGTTCCACCACGTGTCGGCGGTGGTGCTGCTGGACCCCGGGATCGCCGAGGTGGACCTGGACGTGCTGGTGCTGGGCGACGACCGCGACGCCACCGACACCGTGCGCGCCCTGGCCGCCCGGATCCCGGGTGTGCGCGGGATCTACGGGGGCCGGCTGCGCAACGCCCACCAGGTCGAGGCGCTGACCGCCAACGTCATCGCGATCAACCGCCGCTACAAGGCCCACGCGGGCCTGCGCATCACCGACGTCTGA
- a CDS encoding LLM class F420-dependent oxidoreductase, with translation MRISMPLQYAGEAKPAVDRVVELEKVGLDTVWVAEVYGYDSPTLMGYIAARTERVDIGSAILPVYTRTPSLIAQTAAGLDYLSDGRAVLGLGASGPQVIEGWHGIPYSKPLGRTRDVVEVCRKVWAREERLTHDGRTHSLPLPPEEGTGLGKPLKIINHPVRSDLPIFVASLGEKNVAMTAEIADGWLPHLFIPEKAADVWGDSLARGKAKRDPTRGDLQISAGGLLAIGEGEQTRKLADLTRPMIALYVGGMGAKGKNFYNDVAKRYGFEDAAEHIQDLYLDGKKDEAAAAVPDEFVELTNLVGPESYVRERVAAFREAGVTDLNVTPVGDDPVTLIEKLRSML, from the coding sequence ATGCGCATCTCCATGCCGCTGCAATACGCCGGCGAGGCGAAGCCGGCCGTGGACCGGGTCGTCGAGTTGGAGAAGGTCGGGCTCGACACCGTGTGGGTGGCCGAGGTATACGGCTACGACAGCCCGACTCTGATGGGATACATCGCCGCGCGCACCGAGCGCGTGGACATCGGATCGGCGATCCTGCCCGTCTACACCCGCACGCCCAGCCTCATCGCGCAGACCGCCGCCGGACTGGACTACCTCTCCGACGGCCGCGCCGTTCTCGGGCTGGGCGCCAGTGGACCCCAGGTCATCGAGGGCTGGCACGGCATCCCCTACAGCAAACCGCTGGGCCGCACCCGCGACGTCGTCGAGGTCTGCCGCAAGGTCTGGGCACGCGAGGAGCGCCTCACTCACGACGGCCGCACCCACTCCCTGCCGCTGCCGCCCGAGGAGGGCACCGGCCTGGGCAAACCGCTGAAGATCATCAACCACCCGGTACGCAGCGACCTTCCCATCTTCGTCGCCTCCCTGGGCGAGAAGAACGTGGCGATGACCGCCGAGATCGCCGACGGCTGGCTGCCCCACCTGTTCATCCCGGAGAAGGCCGCCGACGTCTGGGGCGACTCGCTGGCCCGCGGCAAGGCCAAGCGCGACCCGACGCGGGGCGACCTGCAGATCTCCGCGGGCGGCCTGCTCGCCATCGGCGAGGGCGAGCAGACCCGCAAGCTCGCCGACCTCACCCGGCCGATGATCGCCCTCTACGTCGGCGGCATGGGCGCCAAGGGCAAGAACTTCTACAACGACGTCGCCAAGCGCTACGGCTTCGAGGACGCCGCCGAGCACATCCAGGACCTCTACCTGGACGGCAAGAAGGACGAGGCCGCCGCGGCGGTGCCCGACGAGTTCGTCGAGCTGACCAACCTGGTGGGCCCCGAATCCTACGTGCGCGAGCGCGTGGCCGCCTTCCGCGAAGCCGGCGTCACCGACCTCAACGTCACCCCCGTGGGCGACGACCCGGTCACCCTGATCGAGAAGCTGCGCTCGATGCTGTAG
- the panB gene encoding 3-methyl-2-oxobutanoate hydroxymethyltransferase, protein MSTTASTPAPLYGGASGRRVSVRDILQAKERHERWPMLTAYDALTARVFDESGIPVLLVGDSAAMVVYGYDSTLPVTVDDLLPLTAAVSRATRRALVVADLPFGSYQGSPEQALDAAARFMKEGHAQAVKLEGGQRVAHHVEALVAAGVPVMGHLGLTPQSVNTLGGYRVQGRGEEAGAALLADAKELERAGAFSVVLECVPTELARRVTEQLTIPTIGIGAGPRTDAQVLVWQDMAGLSPQVATFVKAYADLNETLSTAARAFADEVVQGAFPDTEHSYD, encoded by the coding sequence ATGAGCACAACCGCATCCACCCCCGCCCCCCTTTACGGGGGCGCATCCGGCCGCCGGGTGAGTGTCCGCGACATCCTGCAGGCCAAGGAGCGCCACGAGCGCTGGCCCATGCTCACCGCCTACGACGCGCTGACCGCGCGCGTCTTCGACGAGTCCGGGATCCCCGTACTGCTGGTGGGCGACTCGGCGGCGATGGTCGTCTACGGCTACGACTCCACCCTGCCCGTGACCGTCGACGACCTGCTTCCGCTGACCGCCGCGGTCTCGCGGGCCACCCGGCGCGCGCTCGTCGTGGCCGACCTGCCCTTCGGCTCCTACCAGGGCTCGCCGGAGCAGGCCCTGGACGCCGCCGCGCGCTTCATGAAGGAGGGGCACGCCCAGGCGGTGAAACTGGAGGGCGGGCAGCGCGTCGCCCACCACGTCGAAGCACTGGTGGCCGCGGGCGTTCCCGTCATGGGCCACCTCGGCCTGACGCCCCAGTCGGTCAACACGCTCGGCGGCTACCGGGTGCAGGGCCGCGGTGAGGAGGCCGGCGCCGCCCTGCTGGCCGACGCGAAGGAGCTGGAGCGCGCCGGCGCGTTCTCCGTCGTCCTGGAGTGCGTGCCCACCGAACTGGCCCGGCGCGTCACCGAGCAGCTGACGATCCCCACCATCGGCATCGGCGCCGGCCCCCGCACCGACGCCCAGGTGCTGGTCTGGCAGGACATGGCCGGCCTCAGTCCGCAGGTGGCCACGTTCGTGAAGGCCTACGCCGACCTCAACGAGACCCTCTCCACAGCCGCCCGGGCCTTCGCCGACGAGGTCGTACAGGGGGCCTTCCCCGACACCGAGCACTCCTACGACTGA